One genomic window of Azospirillum sp. TSH100 includes the following:
- a CDS encoding ATP-binding protein: MRQKALPPSSLLTAILLMLVPLAIILAWAVYAGALHGGLALVAGVAALAGAVMTVRTYRRDADAVTDYAARLAEADEPLAPAGTPPALKALAATIGRLHRVGLRRAESVRMQLDADEAVIDALPAPLLLMDADRQVVRANQTARELFGDKIVDRDLASSLRTPAVLEAVDSVLRGGASRIIEFTLPVPVERSFEAQVKPFQRLVPEPDPSLLDGEIEEEPAPRPPTVARMAILTLHDVTAARRSEQMRADFIANASHELRTPLSSLLGFIETLRGPARDDTEAQDRFLAIMHDQASRMTRLVNDLLSLSRIELDEHMPPNGRVDVVEELENVIAALQLKAAERRIRLRLEAPEDLPPVVGDEDQLTQVFQNLVSNAIKYTREDTNVTVTVALVDGAAVGFTGLPAPGGAPKDKRAGRGGTAMVSVSVRDRGDGIARTHLPRLTERFYRVDAARSRAMGGTGLGLAIVKHILNRHRGRLTIESEVGVGSAFTAYLPAVGEALSPSPPRGEGRGEGETLLDFRGRAAALPPHPNPLPGGERGFGGV; encoded by the coding sequence ATGCGCCAGAAGGCGTTGCCGCCCTCCTCGCTGCTGACCGCCATCCTGCTGATGCTGGTGCCCTTGGCCATTATCCTGGCTTGGGCGGTCTATGCCGGGGCCTTGCATGGCGGGCTGGCGCTGGTGGCCGGCGTTGCGGCGCTGGCGGGGGCCGTCATGACCGTGCGCACATACCGCCGCGATGCCGACGCGGTGACCGACTATGCCGCCCGGTTGGCCGAAGCCGACGAGCCGCTGGCCCCGGCCGGGACGCCGCCCGCCCTGAAGGCGCTGGCCGCCACCATCGGCCGCCTGCACCGGGTCGGGCTGCGCCGGGCGGAAAGCGTGCGGATGCAACTGGATGCCGATGAGGCGGTGATCGACGCCCTGCCTGCGCCGCTGCTGCTGATGGATGCCGACAGGCAGGTGGTGCGCGCCAACCAGACGGCGCGGGAGCTGTTCGGCGACAAGATCGTCGATCGCGACCTCGCCTCGTCCCTGCGCACGCCTGCGGTGCTGGAGGCGGTGGATTCGGTCCTGCGCGGCGGTGCGTCCCGCATCATCGAGTTCACGCTCCCGGTCCCGGTGGAACGCAGCTTCGAGGCGCAGGTGAAGCCGTTCCAGCGCTTGGTTCCGGAACCCGATCCCTCGCTGCTGGATGGCGAGATCGAGGAGGAGCCGGCGCCGCGCCCGCCGACCGTCGCTCGCATGGCGATCCTGACCCTGCACGACGTCACCGCCGCCCGCCGGTCGGAGCAGATGCGCGCCGACTTCATCGCCAATGCCAGTCACGAGTTGCGTACGCCGCTGTCCTCCCTGCTGGGCTTCATCGAGACGCTGCGCGGACCTGCCCGCGACGATACGGAGGCGCAGGACCGCTTCCTGGCGATCATGCACGATCAGGCCAGCCGCATGACCCGTCTGGTCAACGACCTGCTGTCGCTGTCCCGCATCGAGCTGGACGAGCACATGCCACCCAACGGCCGCGTCGATGTGGTTGAGGAACTGGAGAACGTCATCGCTGCGCTTCAGCTGAAGGCGGCGGAGCGCCGCATCCGCCTGCGCCTGGAGGCGCCGGAGGATTTGCCGCCGGTCGTCGGCGACGAGGACCAGTTGACCCAGGTCTTTCAGAACCTCGTCAGCAACGCGATCAAATACACGCGCGAAGACACCAACGTGACCGTCACCGTGGCGCTGGTCGATGGCGCGGCGGTGGGCTTCACCGGCCTGCCGGCACCCGGCGGGGCGCCAAAGGACAAGCGCGCCGGGCGTGGCGGCACCGCGATGGTGTCGGTGTCGGTGCGCGATCGCGGCGACGGCATCGCCCGTACCCATCTGCCCCGCCTGACTGAGCGCTTTTACCGGGTCGATGCCGCGCGGTCGCGCGCCATGGGCGGCACCGGGCTGGGGCTGGCGATCGTCAAACACATCCTGAACCGTCACCGTGGTCGCCTGACCATCGAAAGCGAGGTCGGGGTGGGCAGCGCCTTCACGGCCTATCTGCCTGCGGTCGGAGAGGCCCTTTCCCCCTCTCCCCCCCGGGGAGAGGGCCGGGGTGAGGGGGAGACGCTCCTGGATTTTCGCGGAAGGGCCGCCGCGCTTCCCCCTCACCCTAACCCTCTCCCCGGGGGGGAGAGGGGATTTGGCGGGGTGTGA
- a CDS encoding PstS family phosphate ABC transporter substrate-binding protein yields the protein MSTRTQVAAVTALTLCLAAAPALAQSRDQIRAVGSSTVFPFTTAVAEAFGKTGKFKTPVVESTGTGGGLKLFCAGVGPAHPDIANASRRIKKSEVDQCTANGVTTMTELKIGYDGIALASSKKAAPVSLSTVILWKALAKEVPVNGVLVANPYKLWSDIDPSLPRTVIEVLGPPPTSGTRDTFNELAMLEGCKKVSEVAKAVPDEKVRERACMTIREDGAYVEAGENDNLIVQKLASNPNAFGIFGYSYLDQNRDTLQSAKMDGVELTAETVAAGKYELARPLYIYVKNAHAGVIPGIREFIGEYTSERALGDDGYLIDKGLIAEPKALRDAARVEAVNLTPLQF from the coding sequence ATGAGCACCCGGACGCAAGTCGCCGCCGTAACGGCCCTGACCCTGTGCCTCGCCGCCGCACCCGCCTTGGCCCAGTCACGCGACCAGATCCGGGCGGTCGGCTCCTCCACCGTTTTCCCCTTCACCACCGCGGTGGCGGAGGCCTTTGGCAAGACCGGCAAGTTCAAGACCCCGGTGGTTGAATCGACCGGCACCGGCGGTGGCCTGAAGCTGTTCTGCGCCGGCGTCGGCCCGGCCCATCCCGACATCGCCAACGCCTCGCGCAGGATCAAGAAATCGGAAGTCGACCAGTGCACCGCCAACGGCGTCACCACGATGACCGAGCTGAAGATCGGCTATGACGGCATCGCGCTCGCTTCCTCCAAGAAAGCCGCCCCGGTGTCGCTGTCCACCGTCATCCTATGGAAGGCGCTGGCGAAGGAGGTGCCGGTGAACGGCGTCCTGGTCGCCAACCCCTACAAGTTGTGGTCCGACATCGACCCATCGCTGCCCAGGACGGTGATCGAGGTGCTGGGTCCGCCGCCCACGTCCGGTACGCGCGACACCTTCAATGAGCTGGCGATGCTGGAAGGCTGCAAGAAAGTCTCCGAGGTCGCCAAGGCGGTTCCCGACGAGAAGGTGCGCGAACGTGCCTGCATGACCATCCGCGAGGACGGCGCCTATGTCGAGGCCGGCGAGAACGACAACCTGATCGTCCAGAAGCTGGCATCCAACCCCAATGCCTTCGGCATCTTCGGTTACAGCTACCTCGACCAGAACCGCGACACCCTGCAATCCGCGAAGATGGACGGGGTGGAGCTGACGGCGGAGACGGTGGCCGCCGGCAAGTACGAGCTGGCCCGTCCGCTCTACATCTATGTCAAGAACGCCCATGCCGGCGTCATTCCGGGCATCCGCGAGTTCATCGGCGAATACACCTCGGAACGGGCGCTGGGCGATGACGGCTATCTGATCGACAAGGGCCTGATCGCGGAGCCGAAGGCGCTGCGCGACGCCGCTCGTGTCGAGGCGGTCAACCTGACGCCGCTCCAGTTCTGA
- the pstC gene encoding phosphate ABC transporter permease subunit PstC yields MQLTLLALILALLTVIGFMIGRSRASSSVGGRVAELHSVPAYHGVYVALWAGLPALLLFVAWTAFEGWFAMQLVLSALPEWLATGDGQSVALLKADILNLARGIATGREPDPLVAEAARRYAALRDLADWSLLAVGASLAVAGLAWGRHRIGPDLRARPVVERVVRVALVLCSLVAILTTVGIVLSLLFEALRFFSVVSPLDFLFGTHWSPQMAMRADQVGSSGSFGAIPLFAGTLLITVIAMAVAVPVGLMAAIYMSEYAGRGVRTWLKPALEILAGIPTVVYGFFAALTMAPFVRSVGEALGLDVSSESALAAGIVMGVMIIPFVSSLSDDVINAVPQSLRDGSYGLGATKSETIRQVVLPAALPGIVAAVMLAVSRAIGETMIVTMASGLTANLTANPLQAVTTVTTQIATLLVGDQEFDSPKTLSAFGLGLVLFLVTLCLNMVALRVVRTYREKYD; encoded by the coding sequence ATGCAGCTGACCCTTCTTGCGCTGATCCTGGCCCTGCTCACCGTGATCGGCTTCATGATCGGCCGGTCGCGCGCGTCGTCGTCGGTCGGCGGGCGGGTGGCGGAGCTGCATTCGGTTCCCGCCTACCACGGCGTCTATGTCGCGCTGTGGGCCGGGCTGCCGGCGCTGCTGCTGTTCGTCGCCTGGACGGCGTTCGAGGGCTGGTTCGCCATGCAGCTGGTGCTGTCGGCCTTGCCGGAGTGGCTGGCCACGGGCGACGGCCAGTCGGTCGCCCTGCTGAAGGCCGACATCCTCAACCTCGCCCGCGGCATCGCCACCGGGCGCGAGCCCGATCCGTTGGTGGCCGAGGCGGCGCGCCGCTATGCCGCGCTCCGCGATCTCGCCGACTGGAGCCTGCTGGCCGTCGGCGCCAGCCTTGCCGTGGCCGGGCTGGCCTGGGGCCGCCACCGCATCGGCCCGGACCTGCGCGCCCGCCCGGTGGTGGAGCGGGTGGTGCGGGTGGCACTGGTCCTCTGCTCGCTGGTCGCCATCCTGACCACGGTCGGCATCGTGCTGTCTCTGCTGTTCGAGGCGCTGCGCTTCTTCAGCGTCGTCTCGCCGCTCGACTTCCTGTTCGGCACCCATTGGAGCCCGCAGATGGCGATGCGGGCCGATCAGGTTGGGTCCAGCGGCTCCTTCGGCGCGATCCCGCTGTTCGCCGGCACGCTTCTCATCACCGTCATCGCCATGGCGGTGGCAGTGCCGGTCGGGCTGATGGCGGCGATCTACATGTCCGAATATGCCGGGCGCGGCGTGCGCACTTGGCTGAAGCCGGCGCTGGAGATCCTGGCCGGCATCCCGACGGTGGTCTACGGCTTCTTCGCCGCGCTGACGATGGCGCCCTTCGTGCGTTCGGTCGGCGAGGCGCTGGGGCTGGATGTCAGTTCGGAATCAGCGCTGGCCGCCGGCATCGTCATGGGGGTGATGATCATTCCCTTCGTCAGCTCGCTGTCGGACGACGTCATCAACGCGGTGCCGCAGAGCTTGCGCGACGGCTCCTACGGCCTCGGCGCCACCAAGTCGGAGACGATCAGGCAGGTGGTGCTGCCGGCGGCGCTGCCCGGCATCGTCGCCGCGGTTATGCTGGCGGTCAGCCGCGCCATCGGCGAGACGATGATCGTCACCATGGCGTCGGGCCTGACCGCCAACCTGACCGCCAACCCGTTGCAGGCGGTCACCACCGTCACCACCCAGATTGCCACGCTGCTGGTCGGCGACCAGGAGTTCGACAGCCCGAAGACGCTGTCGGCCTTCGGCCTCGGCCTCGTGCTGTTCCTCGTCACGCTCTGCCTCAACATGGTCGCCCTGCGGGTGGTCCGGACCTATCGGGAAAAATATGACTGA
- the pstA gene encoding phosphate ABC transporter permease PstA, with protein sequence MTDLVERDAAAVTPSPTSSTAPKSRLRSEAFARRLRARHAAERRFRLAGAAAVALAALMLVLLLGSIVAKGASAFLEARIRLEVTLDPAEVADRNYAAPLRRALYAQFPQVTDRAGKRVLNDLLSSGAPYELEAMLAKDPAMAGTTRTIWVRADDQIDQLVKGAYRRDLPESERGLSDSKIAAADALLASGTLAQGFNTTLFTAGDSREPEQAGIGGAIAGSLLTLLVTMALSVPTGIAAAVYLEEFAPKNRWTDLIEVNINNLAAVPSIIFGLLGLAVFLGFFGMPRSAPLVGGLVMALMTLPVIIIASRVALKAVPPSIRQAALGIGASPLQTVLHHVLPLAMPGILTGTIIGMARALGETAPLLMIGMVAFIVDIPHGLTDSATVLPVQIYMWADSPERAFTERTSAAILILLGVLILLNGAAVILRKIFERRW encoded by the coding sequence ATGACTGACCTCGTCGAGCGGGACGCGGCGGCCGTGACGCCCTCCCCCACCTCCTCCACCGCGCCGAAGTCGCGCCTGCGCAGCGAGGCCTTCGCCCGTCGCCTGCGCGCCCGCCATGCCGCGGAGCGCCGGTTCCGGCTGGCCGGCGCCGCCGCGGTGGCGCTGGCGGCGCTGATGCTGGTTTTGCTGCTGGGCTCCATCGTCGCCAAGGGCGCCAGTGCCTTCCTGGAGGCCCGCATCCGGCTGGAGGTGACGCTCGACCCGGCGGAGGTCGCCGACCGCAACTATGCGGCCCCGCTGCGCCGGGCGCTCTACGCCCAGTTCCCGCAGGTCACCGACCGCGCCGGCAAGCGCGTGCTGAACGACCTGCTGTCATCGGGCGCACCCTACGAGCTGGAAGCGATGCTCGCCAAGGATCCGGCGATGGCCGGGACGACGCGGACCATCTGGGTCCGCGCCGACGACCAGATCGACCAGCTGGTGAAGGGCGCCTACCGCCGCGATCTGCCGGAGAGCGAGCGCGGCCTCAGCGACTCCAAGATCGCCGCCGCCGACGCGTTGCTGGCCTCCGGTACGCTGGCGCAGGGCTTCAACACCACGCTGTTCACCGCCGGCGACAGCCGCGAACCGGAACAGGCCGGCATCGGCGGCGCCATCGCCGGCTCGCTGCTGACCCTGCTGGTGACCATGGCGCTGTCGGTGCCGACCGGCATTGCCGCCGCGGTCTATCTGGAGGAGTTCGCGCCGAAGAACCGCTGGACCGACCTGATCGAGGTGAACATCAACAACCTCGCCGCGGTGCCGTCGATCATCTTTGGTCTGCTCGGTTTGGCCGTGTTCCTGGGATTCTTCGGCATGCCGCGCTCCGCCCCGCTGGTCGGCGGGCTGGTGATGGCGCTGATGACGCTGCCGGTCATCATCATCGCGTCCCGCGTCGCGCTGAAGGCGGTGCCGCCGTCGATCCGCCAGGCGGCGCTGGGCATCGGCGCCTCGCCGCTGCAGACGGTGCTGCACCATGTGCTGCCGCTGGCGATGCCGGGCATCCTGACCGGCACCATCATCGGCATGGCCCGCGCGCTGGGCGAGACGGCGCCGCTGCTGATGATCGGCATGGTCGCCTTCATCGTCGACATCCCCCACGGGCTGACCGACAGCGCCACGGTTCTGCCGGTGCAGATCTACATGTGGGCCGACAGCCCGGAGCGCGCCTTCACCGAACGCACCTCGGCGGCGATCCTGATCCTGCTCGGCGTCCTGATCCTGCTGAACGGTGCCGCCGTGATCCTGCGCAAGATTTTCGAGAGACGGTGGTGA
- the pstB gene encoding phosphate ABC transporter ATP-binding protein PstB translates to MSIQNPLKLRPRAEDRPGQRSGAALPAKMTARGVTVFYGAKQALKGINLDIQENRVLALIGPSGCGKSTFLRCLNRMNDTIEGCRVEGRIALDGEDVYGKAVDAVQLRARVGMVFQKPNPFPKSIYDNVAYGPRIHGLASGRDELDEVVQTSLKRAGLWGEVKDRLREPGTSLSGGQQQRLCIARAIAVSPEVILMDEPCSALDPIATAHIEELIDELRANYTIVIVTHNMQQAARVSQRTAFFHLGEMVECDDTEDIFTNPRDERTQGYITGRYG, encoded by the coding sequence ATGAGTATCCAGAACCCGCTGAAGCTGCGGCCCCGCGCCGAAGACCGTCCCGGCCAGCGTTCCGGCGCCGCCCTGCCCGCCAAGATGACCGCCCGCGGGGTGACGGTGTTCTACGGCGCCAAGCAGGCGTTGAAGGGCATCAACCTCGACATCCAGGAAAACCGGGTGCTGGCGCTGATCGGCCCATCCGGCTGCGGCAAGTCGACCTTCCTGCGCTGCCTGAACCGGATGAACGACACCATCGAGGGCTGCCGGGTCGAAGGGCGGATCGCGCTCGATGGCGAGGACGTCTATGGCAAGGCGGTCGATGCGGTGCAGCTGCGCGCCCGCGTCGGCATGGTGTTCCAGAAGCCGAACCCCTTCCCCAAGTCGATCTACGACAATGTCGCCTACGGCCCGCGCATCCATGGCCTGGCTTCCGGTCGCGACGAGCTGGACGAGGTGGTGCAGACCTCGCTGAAGCGCGCCGGCCTGTGGGGCGAGGTGAAGGACCGGCTGCGCGAACCCGGCACCAGCCTGTCCGGCGGCCAGCAGCAGCGGCTGTGCATCGCCCGCGCCATCGCCGTCAGCCCCGAGGTGATCCTGATGGACGAGCCCTGCTCGGCGCTCGACCCCATCGCGACCGCCCACATCGAGGAGCTGATCGACGAGCTGCGGGCCAACTACACCATCGTCATCGTCACCCACAACATGCAGCAGGCCGCCCGCGTGTCGCAGCGCACCGCCTTCTTCCATCTGGGCGAGATGGTGGAGTGCGACGACACCGAGGACATCTTCACCAACCCGCGCGACGAGCGCACCCAGGGCTACATCACCGGCCGCTATGGCTGA
- the phoB gene encoding phosphate regulon transcriptional regulator PhoB, with amino-acid sequence MNAALKPLVLIVEDEADILTLLKYNLEKEGFRVATASDGEEALLAAGEQTPHIVLLDWMLPLMSGLEVCRQLRRNAKTRDIPIIMLTARGEEGDRVRGLNSGADDYITKPFSPTELVARMRAVLRRASPGMTDEVLTFADVTMDLAAHRVRRNGRDVHLGPTEFRLLRHFMQHPGRVFSREQLLDLVWGHDVYVEPRTVDVHIRRLRKAMNEEDELDLIRTVRSAGYALDTKSV; translated from the coding sequence ATGAATGCGGCCCTGAAGCCGCTCGTCCTGATCGTCGAGGACGAGGCCGACATCCTGACGCTGCTGAAGTACAACCTGGAAAAGGAAGGCTTCCGCGTCGCCACCGCCAGCGACGGCGAGGAGGCCCTGCTGGCCGCCGGCGAACAGACGCCGCACATCGTGCTGCTCGACTGGATGCTGCCGCTGATGAGTGGGCTGGAGGTCTGCCGCCAGTTGCGCCGCAACGCCAAGACCCGCGACATCCCGATCATCATGCTGACCGCCCGCGGCGAGGAAGGCGACCGGGTGCGCGGCCTGAATTCCGGCGCCGACGACTACATCACCAAGCCCTTCTCCCCGACCGAGCTGGTCGCCCGCATGCGCGCCGTGCTGCGCCGCGCCTCGCCCGGCATGACCGACGAGGTGCTGACCTTCGCCGACGTGACCATGGATCTGGCCGCCCACCGCGTCCGCCGCAACGGCCGCGACGTCCATTTGGGTCCGACGGAATTCCGCCTGCTGCGTCATTTCATGCAGCATCCCGGCCGGGTGTTCTCGCGTGAACAGCTGCTCGATCTGGTGTGGGGTCACGACGTGTACGTCGAGCCGCGTACGGTAGACGTCCACATCCGCCGCCTGCGCAAGGCGATGAACGAGGAGGACGAGCTGGACCTGATCCGCACCGTGCGGTCGGCCGGCTATGCGCTGGATACCAAGTCGGTGTGA
- a CDS encoding S-adenosyl-l-methionine hydroxide adenosyltransferase family protein, which yields MILVFTDFGLSGPYTGQMKAVLAQQAPAVPAIDLFADAPAFDPQLSAYLLAGYAPAFPAGSVFLCVVDPGVGTDRRPVMVEADGRWFVGPDNGLFALVARRATSLNAWKIDWIPDRLSASFHGRDLFAPVAASLATGRPVERSPLDPAAIDRPDWPDELQRIVYVDIYGNAMTGIRAATLPADAVLTAGGARVTHARTFGAVGPGEPLWYENSNGLAEIAVNRGRADLMLGLAVGDPVTVES from the coding sequence ATGATCCTGGTCTTCACCGATTTCGGGCTTTCCGGCCCCTATACTGGCCAGATGAAGGCGGTGCTGGCGCAACAGGCACCCGCCGTTCCGGCCATCGACCTGTTCGCCGACGCTCCCGCCTTCGACCCGCAGCTTTCGGCCTATCTGCTGGCCGGCTACGCCCCGGCCTTTCCCGCAGGCAGCGTCTTTCTCTGCGTCGTCGATCCAGGTGTCGGCACCGACCGGCGGCCGGTGATGGTGGAGGCCGATGGGCGCTGGTTCGTCGGTCCCGACAACGGCCTGTTCGCTTTGGTCGCCCGCCGTGCAACGTCGCTAAACGCCTGGAAGATCGACTGGATCCCGGACCGGCTGTCCGCCAGCTTCCATGGCCGGGACCTGTTCGCTCCCGTCGCCGCCAGCCTCGCCACCGGCCGCCCGGTCGAGCGCAGCCCGCTCGATCCAGCCGCCATCGACCGACCGGACTGGCCGGACGAGCTGCAACGCATCGTCTATGTCGATATTTACGGCAACGCCATGACCGGGATACGGGCAGCCACCCTGCCCGCCGATGCGGTGCTGACCGCCGGCGGTGCCCGTGTCACCCACGCCCGTACCTTCGGCGCCGTCGGGCCGGGAGAGCCGCTGTGGTACGAGAACTCCAACGGGCTGGCGGAGATCGCCGTCAACCGTGGGCGTGCCGACCTGATGCTGGGACTGGCCG